In Prescottella soli, a genomic segment contains:
- a CDS encoding cysteine desulfurase-like protein, whose protein sequence is MAYDVARVRGLIPSLGDGWVHLDPQAGMQIPDAVSRSVSTAFRGSASSSTGPHVSSRRSAAIVDAAREAVADLVGGDPAGVVLGAGRAVLLAWLAESLSSRLGLGTGMVLSRLDEEANVAPWLRVASRYGAQVRWAEVEIETCELPSWQFAELVQPTTRLMALTAASPVVGAAPAVRVAADRMHEVGGLIVVDAVGAAPYAHLDIHDLGADVIAVSAPAWGGPQVGALVFRDPSLLDRIPAVSLNPYARGAERMEVGGHQFALLAGLTTSIDYLAGLEETASGSRRQRLETSISSLQSYQDQLFEYLMRSLDSLPQVTVIGRSPIRVPTLSFTVTGVPADKVAAHLADNRIATVSGTQSGNRLLDALGVNDEGGAITIGLAPYTTRYEINQLVRHLSALG, encoded by the coding sequence ATGGCTTACGACGTTGCCCGGGTACGGGGACTGATCCCGTCGCTGGGCGATGGATGGGTGCACCTCGACCCGCAAGCCGGAATGCAGATCCCCGACGCGGTGTCCCGCTCGGTCTCCACGGCTTTCCGCGGCTCCGCGTCGTCCTCGACAGGCCCGCACGTGTCGTCACGCCGCAGCGCCGCGATCGTCGACGCAGCGCGTGAAGCGGTCGCCGATCTCGTCGGCGGCGATCCGGCGGGCGTCGTGCTGGGCGCGGGCCGGGCGGTGCTGCTGGCATGGCTGGCGGAGTCGCTCAGTTCCCGGCTGGGTCTCGGCACCGGGATGGTGCTCTCCCGGCTCGACGAAGAGGCGAACGTCGCGCCGTGGCTGCGCGTCGCGAGCCGCTACGGTGCGCAGGTCCGGTGGGCCGAGGTGGAGATCGAGACGTGCGAGCTCCCCAGTTGGCAGTTCGCCGAACTGGTGCAGCCGACCACCCGCCTGATGGCGCTCACCGCGGCGTCGCCGGTCGTCGGTGCGGCGCCGGCGGTGCGGGTCGCGGCCGACCGCATGCACGAGGTCGGCGGCCTGATCGTGGTCGACGCCGTCGGCGCCGCCCCGTACGCGCACCTCGACATCCATGATCTCGGCGCCGACGTCATCGCCGTCAGCGCGCCGGCGTGGGGCGGCCCGCAGGTCGGTGCGCTCGTGTTCCGCGATCCGTCGCTGCTCGATCGGATTCCGGCGGTGTCGCTCAACCCGTACGCGCGCGGCGCCGAACGCATGGAGGTCGGCGGCCACCAGTTCGCGCTGCTCGCCGGCCTGACCACGTCGATCGACTACCTGGCCGGACTCGAGGAGACCGCCAGCGGCAGCCGCCGCCAGCGCCTCGAGACGTCCATCAGCTCGCTCCAGTCCTACCAGGACCAGCTGTTCGAGTACCTGATGCGCTCCCTCGACTCGCTGCCGCAGGTGACGGTCATCGGCCGGTCCCCGATCCGGGTGCCCACGCTGAGCTTCACCGTCACCGGGGTGCCGGCCGACAAGGTGGCCGCGCACCTCGCCGACAACCGCATCGCCACCGTCAGCGGCACCCAGTCCGGGAACCGCCTGCTCGACGCGCTGGGGGTCAACGACGAGGGTGGCGCGATCACCATCGGCCTCGCGCCCTACACCACCCGCTACGAGATCAACCAGCTCGTCCGGCACCTGTCGGCGCTGGGCTGA
- a CDS encoding NAD(P)H-quinone oxidoreductase, with protein sequence MYAITISEPGGPEVMSWTEVPDPTPRRGEVLLDVAATAVNRADLLQRRGLYPPPPGASDILGLECSGVIAEVGPDVHGWKVGDRVAALLAGGGYAEKVAVPATQLLPVPAELDLRAAASLPEVACTVWSNVVMECGLHAGQVLLVHGGGGGIGTHAIQVGKALGARVAVTAGSADKLERCAELGAEILINYREADFVQVLREATRGRGADVVLDNMGGSYLDRNVDVLAPDGQLVIIGMQGGRKGELDIGKLLGKRGRVLATGLRGRPETGPSSKAAVIAAVRDKLWPLVRDGIVQPVVHAELPIVEAPTAHEMLDSPDTVGKVVLSVRED encoded by the coding sequence ATGTACGCGATCACAATTTCCGAGCCCGGCGGACCCGAAGTGATGTCCTGGACCGAGGTTCCCGATCCGACGCCCCGCCGCGGCGAGGTCCTGCTCGACGTCGCCGCCACCGCCGTCAACCGCGCCGATCTGCTGCAGCGCCGCGGGCTGTACCCGCCGCCGCCCGGCGCGAGCGATATCCTCGGCCTCGAGTGCTCCGGTGTGATCGCCGAGGTCGGCCCCGACGTGCACGGCTGGAAGGTCGGTGACCGGGTCGCCGCGCTGTTGGCGGGCGGCGGCTACGCCGAGAAGGTCGCGGTTCCGGCCACGCAGCTGCTGCCGGTGCCGGCGGAGCTGGACCTGCGGGCGGCGGCGTCGCTGCCGGAGGTGGCGTGCACGGTGTGGTCGAACGTGGTGATGGAGTGCGGCCTGCACGCCGGCCAGGTGCTGCTGGTCCACGGCGGCGGCGGGGGCATCGGCACCCACGCCATCCAGGTCGGCAAGGCCCTCGGCGCCCGCGTCGCGGTCACCGCCGGGTCCGCGGACAAGCTCGAGCGCTGCGCCGAGTTGGGCGCCGAGATCCTGATCAACTACCGCGAGGCCGACTTCGTGCAGGTGCTGCGCGAGGCCACCCGCGGTCGCGGCGCCGACGTCGTCCTCGACAACATGGGCGGGTCGTACCTGGACCGCAACGTCGACGTCCTCGCCCCCGACGGGCAGCTCGTCATCATCGGCATGCAGGGCGGGCGCAAGGGCGAACTGGACATCGGCAAGCTGCTCGGCAAGCGCGGCCGGGTGCTCGCGACCGGGCTGCGCGGACGCCCCGAGACGGGGCCGTCCAGCAAGGCCGCGGTCATCGCGGCGGTGCGGGACAAGCTGTGGCCGCTCGTCCGCGACGGCATCGTCCAGCCGGTCGTGCACGCGGAACTGCCGATCGTGGAGGCGCCCACCGCCCACGAGATGCTCGACTCCCCCGACACCGTCGGGAAGGTGGTCCTGAGCGTCCGGGAGGACTGA
- a CDS encoding MarR family winged helix-turn-helix transcriptional regulator, giving the protein MRAWRGFIDGSQRLMGVLNRELQSAHDMSLAEYRILVMLSESPDGSVRMSDLADGVLSSRSRLTHQIRRMESEGMVERSQCVEDGRGVLAVLTDEGRRRLAEAAPTHLAGVRKYLVDLLSKPELKAVADVFEKVDAAIGDRAIG; this is encoded by the coding sequence ATGCGCGCGTGGCGCGGTTTCATCGACGGCAGTCAGCGGCTCATGGGGGTGCTCAATCGGGAGTTACAGTCCGCGCACGACATGTCCCTGGCTGAGTATCGGATCCTCGTGATGCTGTCGGAGTCGCCGGACGGTTCCGTGCGGATGAGCGACCTCGCCGACGGCGTGCTGTCGTCGCGTAGCCGGCTCACCCACCAGATCCGTCGGATGGAGTCCGAGGGCATGGTGGAGCGCAGCCAGTGCGTCGAGGACGGTCGGGGCGTCCTCGCCGTCCTCACAGACGAGGGGCGCCGACGGCTCGCCGAGGCTGCCCCCACGCACCTCGCCGGCGTCCGCAAATACCTCGTCGACCTGCTCAGCAAGCCGGAGCTGAAGGCCGTCGCCGACGTGTTCGAGAAGGTCGACGCCGCCATCGGTGACCGCGCGATCGGGTGA
- a CDS encoding tyrosine-type recombinase/integrase yields MALRNGVEKVELPSGDIRYQVRAQVAGPDGVRRQVRRRFETSKAAGEFLDELQEKLKEEAAQVAAEEAGVVTVAQAVERWLAAQRINPTTLAAYAAALAPVVDRFDGRDVRTIGDNEVEQLVQDLAAGTGPGGRKWKRTSINPMLARTKAVWKDLERRKVLSDNPIQYIKPLRKKDDADACEGALDLSDRLGEDEVARLVKTHSAMDLPLVGGPRSPQYMAVVHAPMVQLALIGLRRGELAGLRWSAIDLDSGRITVAVRTRVRVTGRTIDQRNGKSARARRSLKLPPLVLDVLRGTRERQGIAKKRAGEAWVGARDLHVLTHWDGRAVAPRTLDDWWKEALRYAQVPHRRLHAARHTAASRLIAAGATPSAVAAWLGHADGGTLVLRTYAHTDASEVDALAELLG; encoded by the coding sequence GTGGCGTTGAGAAACGGCGTTGAGAAAGTCGAGCTGCCGAGCGGGGACATCCGGTACCAGGTCCGGGCGCAGGTGGCCGGACCGGACGGCGTGAGACGTCAGGTGCGCAGGAGGTTCGAGACCTCGAAGGCGGCGGGGGAGTTCCTCGACGAGTTGCAGGAGAAGCTCAAGGAGGAGGCCGCGCAGGTTGCGGCCGAGGAGGCCGGGGTCGTCACGGTGGCTCAGGCGGTCGAGCGCTGGCTCGCGGCGCAGCGGATCAACCCGACCACGCTCGCGGCCTACGCGGCGGCGCTGGCGCCAGTCGTCGACCGGTTCGACGGTCGCGATGTGCGGACGATCGGCGACAACGAGGTGGAGCAGCTCGTGCAGGACCTGGCCGCTGGTACTGGGCCAGGCGGGCGGAAGTGGAAGCGAACCTCGATCAATCCGATGCTCGCGCGCACCAAGGCCGTCTGGAAGGATCTGGAGCGGCGAAAGGTGCTTAGCGACAATCCAATCCAGTACATCAAGCCGCTACGCAAGAAAGACGACGCTGACGCATGCGAGGGCGCGCTGGACTTGTCCGACCGACTCGGTGAGGACGAGGTTGCGCGGTTGGTGAAAACGCATTCCGCGATGGATCTGCCCCTGGTCGGCGGGCCACGGTCGCCTCAGTACATGGCCGTGGTCCATGCGCCTATGGTGCAATTGGCGCTGATTGGGCTGCGGCGCGGTGAGCTGGCCGGGCTACGTTGGAGCGCAATTGATTTGGATTCAGGACGCATCACGGTGGCCGTGCGGACCAGGGTTCGCGTGACAGGCCGCACCATCGATCAGAGGAACGGCAAGAGCGCCCGCGCGCGGCGCTCACTCAAACTGCCGCCGTTGGTGCTGGACGTTCTGCGCGGTACGCGGGAACGGCAGGGGATCGCCAAGAAGCGCGCCGGTGAAGCATGGGTCGGGGCACGAGATCTCCACGTGCTTACCCACTGGGACGGGCGAGCAGTGGCACCGCGGACTCTGGACGACTGGTGGAAGGAGGCGCTGCGGTACGCGCAGGTGCCCCACCGCAGGCTCCACGCTGCTCGGCACACCGCGGCGTCACGGCTGATCGCCGCGGGAGCGACACCATCCGCGGTTGCGGCGTGGCTGGGCCACGCAGACGGCGGGACGCTCGTGCTCCGGACCTACGCCCACACCGACGCGTCGGAAGTGGATGCGCTGGCGGAGTTGCTGGGGTAG
- a CDS encoding alpha-hydroxy-acid oxidizing protein: protein MQNEIYLTGLSGARPELPMTAAGLEARARAELGAEAYAYIAGSASTERTAAANLDAFTRRALVPRMLRGTSAPDARDLSVDVLGTRLAAPVLTAPIGVLGLVRERGEAIVGEVTAELGVGSVLSTAASSTIEDVGAVSGDNWWYQLYWPADDELAQSLVQRAAKAGAKAIVVTVDTPGMGWRPRDLELGHLPFLRAQGIANYLSDPVFRARLAAPPEESAEAMQMAVLTWVSLFGNHVLRAADIAKITEWTGLPVLVKGIVHEDDARAVVDAGADGVIVSNHGGRQVDGAIAALDALGPVAAAVGNRATVLVDSGIRCGADVLIALALGADAVLYGRPWVYGLGLAGADGVRHALRILLADLDVTMGLAGLSSVAEVDSGILRTVGR from the coding sequence ATGCAGAACGAGATCTACCTGACCGGCCTGTCGGGCGCGCGCCCCGAGCTGCCCATGACCGCCGCCGGCCTCGAGGCGCGGGCGCGGGCCGAGCTGGGTGCGGAGGCGTACGCGTACATCGCGGGCAGCGCGTCCACCGAACGCACCGCGGCCGCAAACCTCGACGCGTTCACCCGCCGCGCGCTGGTGCCGCGGATGCTGCGCGGCACCAGCGCCCCGGACGCGCGGGACCTGAGCGTCGACGTCCTCGGCACCCGGTTGGCCGCGCCGGTGCTCACCGCCCCGATCGGGGTACTCGGTCTGGTTCGGGAGCGCGGGGAGGCGATCGTCGGTGAGGTGACCGCCGAACTCGGTGTCGGGTCGGTGCTTTCGACCGCCGCGTCGTCGACGATCGAGGACGTCGGGGCGGTGTCGGGCGACAACTGGTGGTACCAGCTGTACTGGCCCGCCGACGACGAACTGGCGCAGTCGCTGGTGCAGCGTGCCGCGAAGGCCGGTGCGAAGGCGATCGTCGTCACCGTCGACACTCCGGGAATGGGATGGCGGCCAAGGGATCTCGAGCTCGGTCACCTGCCGTTCCTGCGTGCGCAGGGGATCGCGAACTACCTGTCGGACCCGGTCTTCCGGGCGCGACTGGCGGCGCCGCCCGAGGAGAGTGCCGAGGCGATGCAGATGGCGGTGCTCACGTGGGTGTCGCTGTTCGGCAACCACGTGCTGCGGGCTGCGGACATCGCGAAGATAACCGAGTGGACCGGTCTCCCCGTTTTAGTGAAAGGTATTGTCCACGAGGATGATGCACGCGCCGTTGTCGATGCGGGCGCGGACGGTGTGATCGTGAGCAACCACGGCGGCCGGCAGGTGGACGGCGCGATCGCCGCGCTCGACGCCCTCGGCCCCGTCGCGGCCGCGGTGGGGAACCGGGCCACGGTCCTCGTGGACTCCGGGATCCGTTGCGGTGCAGATGTATTGATCGCGCTCGCGCTAGGTGCCGACGCGGTGCTCTACGGGCGGCCGTGGGTCTACGGGCTGGGGCTCGCCGGAGCCGACGGCGTGCGGCACGCGCTGCGAATTCTGTTGGCGGATTTGGACGTCACAATGGGGTTGGCCGGTTTGTCCAGCGTGGCAGAGGTCGATTCGGGCATCCTTCGCACTGTCGGGCGATAG
- a CDS encoding toxin-antitoxin system has translation MAMASKGPRTLVASRVPDDVYQILEERRLATGVGSVSQFVADLLAGYAGRADLMRELDHEALLKGVMPAA, from the coding sequence ATGGCAATGGCAAGCAAGGGGCCCCGCACACTCGTCGCCTCACGCGTCCCCGACGACGTGTACCAGATCCTCGAGGAGCGGCGGCTCGCCACCGGAGTCGGTTCCGTGAGCCAGTTTGTCGCCGACCTGCTGGCGGGTTATGCCGGCCGTGCCGACCTGATGCGGGAGCTCGACCACGAGGCGCTGTTGAAGGGGGTAATGCCTGCGGCCTGA